One genomic window of Triplophysa rosa linkage group LG11, Trosa_1v2, whole genome shotgun sequence includes the following:
- the LOC130561145 gene encoding butyrophilin-like protein 2, whose amino-acid sequence MKFICVILLIITGITQSDEYEVIGPSAPVMTVSGEDVILPCSIKPNISAVNMRVEWIRLDLKDSIVHLYEDHKDINTDQLQSYRGRTQVFTEELEKGNTSLKLSRVQISDEGRYKCFIQSQSWSDDITVQLRVEAVGSVPVITVDGFDGSGGLHLQCESKGWKPEPDLVWLNSEGVTLTSESPDTHRDDTDGFSVKHMITVYNTDTKYHCRVRMRHHMMEAEIITSTQMFLSWRSSVILISVAVVLSVIAGILITVFVCKQRELQRENQKENQRIHRENQRIQREKQREKQRIQRENQRIQRENQRIQREKQRIQNEDERIQR is encoded by the exons ATGAAGTTCATCTGTGTGATTTTACTGATTATTACTGGAATTACACAATCAG ATGAGTACGAGGTGATCGGGCCTTCAGCTCCTGTGATGACTGTATCTGGTGAAGATGTGATTCTGCCGTGTTCTATCAAACCCAACATCAGTGCTGTGAACATGAGAGTCGAGTGGATCAGACTTGATCTGAAAGACTCAATAGTTCATCTGTATGAAGATCATAAAGACATAAACACAGATCAGCTTCAGTCGTACAGAGGAAGAACTCAAGTGTTTACAGAAGAACTAGAGAAAGGAAACACATCACTCAAACTCTCAAGAGTCCAAATCTCTGATGAAGGACGTTACAAGTGTTTCATTCAGTCTCAATCCTGGAGTGATGACATCACTGTTCAGCTCAGAGTTGAAG CTGTAGGCAGTGTTCCGGTCATCACTGTAGATGGGTTTGATGGATCTGGTGGTCTTCATCTACAGTGTGAATCTAAAGGCTGGAAACCTGAACCTGATCTTGTGTGGCTGAACAGTGAAGGAGTCACTTTAACATCTGAATctccagacacacacagagatgacACAGATGGATTCAGTGTGAAACACATGATCACTGTATATAACACCGACACTAAATATCACTGCAGAGTCAGAATGAGACATCACATGATGGAGGCTGAGATCATCACATCCA CTCAAATGTTTCTCTCTTGGAGATCTTCAGTGATTCTGATCTCCGTTGCTGTTGTTCTCAGTGTGATCGCTGGAATACTGATCACTGTGTTTGTATGTAAACAGAGAG AACTACAGAGAGAGAACCAGAAAGAGAACCAGAGAATACACAGAGAGAACCAGAGaatacagagagagaaacagagagagaaacagagaataCAGAGAGAGAACCAGAGAATACAGAGAGAGAACCAGAGaatacagagagagaaacagagaataCAGAATGAAGACGAGAGAATACAGAGA